The proteins below come from a single Phycisphaeraceae bacterium genomic window:
- a CDS encoding YqcC family protein codes for MHEADSAAERFELGVRMLRTTEPTWAMQMELASGGDIELLILEESLGGKFERIAGIVHHGLTPIVEAFARIGLHEGHRHALGAAIRAVRIRHEPVGAEGTKLELGFRLLLVTVDASLPTDEPPPIERMTDLLRFVLEVAPPATEGHARDDAAVSALLERIEAAMHEAGLWPGPAPDGPLEVVGAFGCDTMTFPQWLAWVFVPRVRTMLATGEAFPPRSQVGLYAARILDPAAATEALTRVLAEFDDMVTRLGGR; via the coding sequence ATGCACGAAGCAGACTCCGCCGCCGAACGCTTTGAGCTGGGTGTGCGCATGCTTCGCACTACCGAGCCGACGTGGGCCATGCAGATGGAACTGGCCAGCGGCGGAGACATCGAACTGCTGATCCTCGAAGAATCGCTCGGCGGGAAGTTTGAGCGGATCGCGGGCATTGTGCATCACGGCCTGACGCCGATCGTCGAAGCCTTCGCCCGCATCGGCCTGCACGAGGGCCACCGCCACGCACTCGGGGCAGCCATCAGGGCCGTCCGCATCCGTCACGAGCCGGTCGGGGCGGAGGGTACAAAGCTCGAACTCGGGTTCAGACTGCTGCTGGTGACGGTCGATGCGAGCCTGCCCACTGACGAGCCGCCGCCGATCGAGCGGATGACGGATCTGCTGCGCTTCGTACTCGAGGTGGCCCCGCCCGCGACCGAAGGCCACGCGCGCGATGATGCAGCCGTCTCGGCCCTGCTCGAACGCATCGAGGCGGCGATGCACGAAGCCGGGCTCTGGCCGGGACCGGCCCCAGATGGGCCTCTCGAGGTCGTCGGCGCGTTCGGGTGCGACACGATGACCTTCCCGCAGTGGCTGGCGTGGGTGTTCGTGCCCAGAGTGCGCACGATGCTGGCGACGGGCGAAGCGTTTCCGCCCCGGAGCCAGGTCGGACTGTACGCGGCCCGCATCCTGGACCCTGCAGCGGCGACCGAAGCGCTCACTCGCGTGCTCGCCGAGTTTGATGACATGGTCACCCGGCTCGGCGGGAGGTGA